A portion of the Paenibacillus marchantiae genome contains these proteins:
- the mnmE gene encoding tRNA uridine-5-carboxymethylaminomethyl(34) synthesis GTPase MnmE produces MISDTITAISTAVGEAGIAVIRVSGPDAVSETEKIFRSKTPLTQAASHTVHYGHIIDPGTGEKIEEVLVTVMRAPRSFTTEDVVEISAHGGVVSVKRVMDLLLQLDIRLAEPGEFTKRAFLNGRIDLSQAEGVMDLIRSKSDRAFSVALKQVEGKLSSKLRELRYTLVETLAHIEVNIDYPEHDVESLTSEFIKEKSSQVMTEIDKLLVTAEQGKILREGITTAIVGRPNVGKSSLLNTLAQDNRAIVTDIPGTTRDVIEEFVTINNIPLKLLDTAGIRETMDVVERIGVERSRSAVNEADLLLMVINAAEPLHQDEIELLEQIRGRQSIIIMNKMDLAPQADREVLLRYIPEERLVPMSVKDDLGVDRLEDAISTLFFSGKLESADLTYVSNVRHIALLKKAKQSLIDAYEAAEQLIPIDMIQIDVRLAWEQLGEIVGDTAHDALIDQIFSQFCLGK; encoded by the coding sequence CGATATCAACAGCGGTCGGAGAAGCGGGTATCGCTGTAATCCGGGTGAGCGGCCCGGATGCGGTGTCGGAGACGGAGAAGATTTTTCGCAGCAAAACCCCACTAACACAGGCAGCATCCCACACGGTTCATTACGGTCATATTATAGATCCGGGGACTGGTGAGAAGATCGAGGAAGTATTGGTTACGGTGATGCGTGCGCCACGTTCTTTCACAACAGAGGATGTCGTGGAGATTAGCGCTCATGGCGGAGTGGTTTCGGTTAAGCGCGTAATGGATCTGTTGTTGCAGCTCGATATTCGTCTCGCTGAACCCGGCGAGTTCACAAAGCGTGCTTTTCTCAATGGACGGATTGATCTATCCCAGGCGGAAGGGGTTATGGATCTCATTCGTTCCAAATCCGATCGGGCGTTCTCCGTTGCACTCAAGCAAGTAGAGGGCAAATTGTCGTCCAAGCTGCGCGAACTAAGATACACGCTGGTGGAGACACTTGCTCACATCGAAGTAAATATCGATTATCCTGAGCATGATGTAGAGTCACTAACCTCTGAATTTATTAAAGAAAAATCCAGTCAGGTGATGACTGAAATCGATAAATTGCTGGTAACAGCAGAGCAAGGAAAGATACTGCGTGAAGGAATCACAACAGCTATCGTAGGCCGGCCAAACGTAGGGAAATCTTCATTGCTCAATACGTTGGCCCAGGACAACCGGGCAATTGTAACGGACATTCCAGGTACAACGCGTGACGTCATTGAGGAGTTTGTTACGATTAACAATATACCGCTCAAGCTGCTCGATACGGCAGGTATTCGGGAAACGATGGATGTCGTGGAAAGAATCGGGGTGGAGCGTTCTCGCTCTGCTGTGAATGAGGCGGATCTGTTATTGATGGTTATCAATGCTGCGGAGCCACTACATCAGGACGAGATTGAATTATTGGAACAAATCCGCGGTAGACAATCAATTATTATTATGAATAAAATGGACTTAGCGCCGCAGGCGGACCGCGAAGTGCTGCTTCGTTATATCCCTGAGGAACGGCTTGTTCCGATGTCGGTGAAAGATGATCTGGGCGTGGACCGATTGGAAGATGCCATCTCGACGTTGTTCTTCAGTGGCAAGCTGGAGTCGGCCGACCTGACCTATGTCAGCAATGTGCGTCATATTGCTTTGCTCAAAAAAGCGAAGCAGTCGCTCATTGATGCCTATGAAGCAGCAGAGCAGCTGATTCCTATTGATATGATCCAGATTGATGTTCGTCTGGCATGGGAGCAACTGGGTGAGATCGTGGGCGATACAGCGCATGATGCGTTGATTGATCAAATTTTCTCTCAATTCTGCCTCGGAAAATAA